A region of the SAR324 cluster bacterium genome:
ATGGATCCTCAGCAAGCAGCTAATGCAGCCAAGCAGGCTATTCAAACAAGTTATAAAAACAAGCAAGCTCAGTGGCAACGTTTCCTTGGTGAAAAAGCCCAAAATGAGCTAGAAGCTGAAATGGATAAGATGATCAACTCCGAATTTGGGGCTGCTCCACAATAAGGTTCCTCGAAGAGTGGGATTCACACCTGTGAGTCCCACGCATTTCATTCGGAACTTCGCAAGCAGGAACGGCTCTAATCGGAGAAAAGATGATTCCATCCAAGCGGCTACTCCCCACCTTCTTACTGCTGTTTCTTGTTTCTTTCCTGACCATTTCTTGCTCTCAGCAATCTTCTCGCTCTCCCCAGCCCGTCAGCCAAAACCAAAAACCAGATTGGATCAACAAAGTTCCTGTTGGGCACTACTTGGGACAGGCAAGCTATGCTCTGCAAACAGTCAAGCAGGCTCGGGAGAAGGCCTTGAATACTGCCGTCAGCCTGTTGGTTGTGGCAAAGGCTGGCAACACTGCTGAAGTGAGTGGCGATGTCCAGAACAAAACGACCAGTGTCATTAGAGGAGGGCGTGAAAGTCTGACAAATTCCTCAACAATCAACACAACCGTCACCATTTCTGGACAAGAAATCCCTGTGCAATTTCGAATTGTGGAATTTTGGCGTGATCGAGAGGCAGGCTACATTTATGTGCTTATTGAGGATTTAGCGGCGTGAGGATGGAATGCTGAAATTGCTGAGCAAACACGTTTTCCTAATCGGGATCTTCCTGATTTTGACGATCCATACCGCCTCCGCGCAGTTGCTGGGACTGGCTCTCTCTTTGGGAAATACCCTGGCAGGCTATATTCTCGATATTTATCTGCGAACCGAGAACACCTTGGACATTAATGGTGCTCCAGATTGGTATTTGCGCAATGACGATGCGGAGTGGGATTGTGCTTTCGGATATGCTCCAGGAAGCCTGGCCTCTGTGGAAAAAGCGAAAACAGAAGCCACCAAAAATTTAGTTGCACAGCAGGAACAGTATGTTCAGTCAGCAATCAGAGATGAAGTCCAACGACGCAAACCAAGAGATGAGAAGGAGTATCAACTCATAGAGCAGTTCCGAAATGATCCTGAATTAAAAAACTTTGTGACCGGGCAGCGGCAATTTCTCAAAATCACCTATGACGACGATGTCAGAGCAGCTTTCGTGAAGGCTTGTTTAAGTCGAGAGATCGTCGTTGCCTACCAAAAAGAGCGGCTCCAAAAAATCACAACTGAGCTCTCCAAAAACCGCGCTGAATCAGCATTTGGAGAACTAGAAGCTCACTTGGACCAGCCTGAACTGGATTTGAATACCCCTGCTGATCTAGAACGACCAGCCTCTGGTAGTAAAAGCGCCTTCGAAGAGCTAGATCAGGAAATTAGTCTCCCAAATAACTAGCAGCTTCCTTCTGTATCGATTCCTCCTCAACCAAGCCGATCCCAAGTTGGCAATGACCAACTCTTCCGACTAGAATTCACAGGATCTCTCTAGCAGTCTCGATTACTAATGACACCATCTGGCATGGTGGTGTTGCACAATTCAGCCTTATTCAAAGTGGCACCTTTTGCAAAACTCAGATTAGCGCCACTCAAGTCTGCTCCACTTAAGTCTGCACCAGTTAGGTTTACTCTACTTAGGTTCGCAAATAACAAATTAGCTTTGCGTAAATTGGCTTCGCGTAAATTAGCTTTACGAAAATTGGCTTTGTATAAGTCTGCGCCAGTTAGGTTTGCTCCAGTCAAATCAGCTTCCCGTAAATCCGATTCTCTAAGATTAGTCACTGATAGATCTGATCCCATCAGGTATGCGTGAAACAAATCAACTTCTCGGAGATTGGATCTCTGTAAGTTGGCATTTCTTAGTTGAGCATATCCTAAATTCGCTTCAAATAGATTAGCATTTCGAAGATTGGATCTCTGTAAGTTGGCCCTTGTAAGATTGCTACTTCGAAGACTGGCGCTACTTAAATCACACCCAACACACTCCTTAGTTTCCAAGCAGTTTCTTTTTGGCTGCTTCACCAGATAAGACTATACTACTTTGATTCGTGTCTACTTGGGCTGGATAACAGTCTCTATTGGCGATTGAACCATCGGGCA
Encoded here:
- a CDS encoding pentapeptide repeat-containing protein, whose protein sequence is METKECVGCDLSSASLRSSNLTRANLQRSNLRNANLFEANLGYAQLRNANLQRSNLREVDLFHAYLMGSDLSVTNLRESDLREADLTGANLTGADLYKANFRKANLREANLRKANLLFANLSRVNLTGADLSGADLSGANLSFAKGATLNKAELCNTTMPDGVISNRDC